GTCTGTCGAATCGATAGAACCGCAATTTCTGGAAGAGATCGCTGACGCCGAAAAGTGGTATGAAGAATTACGCCTTAAGGAAATCGGCTGGATAAAAGCAGGTCTCGACGTCGAAGCTGAATTCGACAAGCTGTATGATAGGGAACCACAAGTAAAAGGAGATTTTTGGGAACTTCTCACTAAAGATATAAGCCAAGACGACTTTCTATTAGCTTCCATAATATGCTTCTTTTTTTTCGTTCTTCTCTTTTTTCTATTCTGCATAGTCGCTTACCGCAGGGTCCGCCGTTGGCGGTCGCGTCGCAACTCCCTCCCCGGGTAGACTGAAACGGTCAATCCGGGCCTCAGGTATTTCAACCCTCCGGATTGAGAATTGTGAGGTGTCGCACCAGTTCGGGACGAATTGATCTGATTGTGCCGTTTGAGTCGCGCATCTCCAGTTCCGCGAAATGCAGCCGTTCGATATAGCCAGTCTCCGAAGTGCCGTTCATAAATTCGACGGTGACCGTTTTGGCTTCCAATCCCAGCCGTTCGCGCCAACGAGATTCCAGCGTTTCGAGATCCCCTTGGAGAAGTCGCTGGTAGTGCGCGTTCAAATTCGCCAGCAGTTTTGGCGTGACCTCTTCAATTTCAAAGGTTCGGCCTGCTTCGATGCTCAAAGAACTCGCATCGGGTAATTGCGCGGCCGCGAAGTCTGCCGCCGTCTGATTCAAGTTGCAGCCCATCCCGCAAACCACGGCTAGTTCCTGATCCCGATTGGTTCTCGACTCGATCAGGATCCCGCAGACTTTCTTGCGATTGATCAGAATGTCATTGGGCCATTTCATCCGGGCTATCAGGCCGGTCGCCTGCTGAATGGTTTCGCAGACGGAAACGGCCGCTAATGCGGTTAACAGCACCGGTCTACGAAGTTCGGGCGGAGGGAAGAGAAGAACAGAAAGGAGAATGGCCGAATCGGACTTGGCCTGCCAGCTGCGGCCATGTTGACCG
The genomic region above belongs to Telmatocola sphagniphila and contains:
- a CDS encoding biotin--[acetyl-CoA-carboxylase] ligase is translated as MKIGSQHFRFDEIDSTNRQALEYANDPSLDGAVFQTRLQTAGRGQHGRSWQAKSDSAILLSVLLFPPPELRRPVLLTALAAVSVCETIQQATGLIARMKWPNDILINRKKVCGILIESRTNRDQELAVVCGMGCNLNQTAADFAAAQLPDASSLSIEAGRTFEIEEVTPKLLANLNAHYQRLLQGDLETLESRWRERLGLEAKTVTVEFMNGTSETGYIERLHFAELEMRDSNGTIRSIRPELVRHLTILNPEG